One genomic region from Rhizomicrobium palustre encodes:
- a CDS encoding flagellar biosynthetic protein FliQ, whose product MSGPEAIDFARSSIYVLLQVIMPTMLTALVVGLAIGLLQALTQIQEATLTFVPKIIAVFVVLLISLPLCGSAMSGLFNDITQRIAAY is encoded by the coding sequence ATGTCCGGCCCAGAAGCCATCGATTTTGCCCGTTCCTCCATCTATGTGCTGCTCCAGGTCATCATGCCGACCATGTTGACGGCGCTGGTGGTGGGCCTTGCCATCGGCTTGTTGCAAGCCTTGACCCAGATCCAGGAAGCCACCCTTACCTTCGTGCCCAAGATCATTGCGGTGTTCGTGGTGCTGCTGATCTCGCTGCCGCTCTGCGGCTCGGCGATGAGCGGCCTCTTCAACGACATCACGCAGCGTATCGCGGCCTATTGA
- a CDS encoding ABC transporter permease encodes MISPRRTFLVARQEFVKYVTRRGFLISLVMMPLLMGLSFAIPRFAASHPRTNVMTVVDLAGGYAPSIAIAVERDHARDTLRDFADYARKYADMPALAKADPALARLLAAPERIASIKAFMDRGGWQPAFEKLHLKPDAPAFDPPKPSIVLVPAPADLSSDFAAGHSEAARAYLEGALSVTALGRPSRLTSIILIPKGFAPGGETSAQYWNLDSQQSLSFIRGALTDAFRLKSNQALVAPGLQDRVTLDVDAPVKPVDASKHKATDWKDQVAKLVPAGLALLLFLVAFSDAALLLQGVVEEKSTRMIEVLLSCAGPHEIMTGKLLGVVALALTTILGWAVIGFAMTAPFSDEAVPVILAGLSGIGLMAPLVLLYFLCGLMIYAALFLGIGATSSSLPDAQALSGPATMVIILPMMLLGPIVQDPNGVLAQVISWIPIYTPFFMLLRLPFHPSAFELWATTLLTLFTTFFLIRQMGRVFARNVLTSERPPSLSALIRQVTGRK; translated from the coding sequence ATGATCTCGCCCCGCCGCACCTTCCTTGTCGCCCGCCAGGAATTCGTCAAATACGTCACCCGGCGCGGCTTTCTCATCTCGCTGGTGATGATGCCGCTCCTGATGGGGCTCTCCTTCGCCATCCCGCGCTTCGCCGCCAGCCACCCGCGCACCAATGTGATGACGGTGGTCGATCTCGCCGGAGGCTATGCGCCCTCTATCGCGATCGCGGTGGAGCGAGATCACGCCCGCGACACCTTGCGTGATTTTGCCGATTACGCCCGCAAATACGCCGATATGCCGGCCCTCGCCAAAGCCGATCCCGCCCTTGCCCGCCTTCTTGCCGCGCCCGAACGGATTGCGAGCATCAAGGCGTTTATGGATCGCGGCGGCTGGCAGCCCGCCTTTGAGAAGCTGCATCTGAAACCGGATGCGCCCGCTTTCGATCCGCCCAAGCCGTCCATTGTGCTGGTCCCCGCACCCGCCGATCTCAGCAGCGATTTCGCTGCCGGGCACAGTGAGGCCGCAAGGGCCTATCTTGAAGGCGCGCTGTCGGTCACCGCGCTTGGCCGTCCCTCGCGCCTCACCTCCATTATTTTGATCCCCAAAGGCTTTGCGCCGGGCGGTGAGACGTCGGCGCAATATTGGAATCTCGACAGCCAGCAATCGCTTTCCTTCATCCGGGGCGCGCTGACCGACGCCTTCCGCCTCAAGAGCAACCAGGCGCTGGTGGCGCCCGGGCTTCAGGATCGTGTCACCCTCGATGTCGATGCGCCGGTCAAACCGGTGGATGCCTCCAAGCACAAGGCGACCGATTGGAAGGATCAGGTGGCCAAGCTGGTGCCCGCGGGGCTCGCGCTGCTGCTCTTCCTGGTGGCGTTTTCCGATGCCGCGCTCTTGCTGCAGGGCGTGGTGGAGGAAAAATCCACTCGCATGATCGAGGTGCTGCTCTCCTGCGCGGGCCCGCATGAAATCATGACCGGCAAGCTTCTAGGCGTGGTCGCCCTGGCCCTCACCACCATTCTCGGCTGGGCGGTGATAGGTTTTGCGATGACCGCACCCTTCTCGGACGAGGCCGTTCCGGTGATCCTGGCCGGGCTTTCCGGCATCGGTCTGATGGCGCCCTTGGTGCTGCTCTATTTTCTCTGCGGGCTGATGATCTATGCCGCGCTGTTCCTCGGCATCGGCGCCACCTCATCTTCCTTGCCCGATGCCCAGGCTTTGAGTGGTCCGGCGACCATGGTGATCATCCTGCCGATGATGCTGCTGGGGCCGATCGTGCAGGACCCCAACGGAGTTCTGGCGCAGGTGATTTCCTGGATTCCGATCTACACGCCGTTTTTCATGCTTCTGAGGTTGCCCTTCCACCCATCCGCCTTCGAGCTTTGGGCAACCACGCTTTTGACGCTCTTCACCACCTTCTTCCTCATCCGCCAGATGGGAAGGGTTTTCGCCCGCAACGTCCTCACCAGCGAACGCCCCCCCAGCCTCAGCGCGCTGATCAGGCAGGTAACTGGGAGAAAGTAG
- a CDS encoding FliO/MopB family protein has product MDVLDFARYFAALLLVLGLIGAAGLATRKFGVPGLAKPNATRRLHIVETLMLSPRQRLAIIRRDGVEHLLMITPTGATVIEAGIVPPATSEKAGEKAGEPV; this is encoded by the coding sequence ATGGATGTGCTCGACTTTGCCCGCTACTTCGCGGCTTTGCTTCTGGTTCTCGGCCTGATCGGGGCGGCGGGACTGGCCACGCGCAAGTTCGGTGTCCCCGGCCTTGCAAAGCCAAATGCGACACGTCGCCTTCATATCGTGGAAACCTTGATGTTATCTCCCCGTCAGCGCCTGGCGATCATTCGCCGCGATGGGGTCGAACATCTCCTCATGATCACGCCCACCGGGGCCACGGTGATCGAGGCCGGAATCGTCCCGCCCGCGACATCTGAAAAGGCCGGTGAAAAGGCCGGAGAGCCGGTATGA
- a CDS encoding flagellar hook-basal body complex protein FliE produces the protein MAVLPAAAAAAYQSIAKMGSVGGAGDVASAAQTGAGGFGDFLSDALKSSIDTMKQGEKMAGAGVAGKADIVDVVNAVNQAEITLDTVVAVRDKVVAAYQSIMNMPI, from the coding sequence ATGGCTGTCCTTCCTGCTGCCGCTGCCGCCGCCTATCAGTCCATTGCCAAGATGGGCTCCGTCGGGGGCGCTGGCGATGTCGCTTCTGCCGCACAAACAGGTGCCGGCGGCTTTGGCGATTTTCTTTCCGACGCCCTCAAAAGCTCCATCGACACGATGAAGCAGGGCGAGAAAATGGCTGGCGCCGGCGTCGCCGGCAAAGCCGATATCGTCGATGTGGTCAACGCCGTGAACCAGGCCGAGATCACCCTCGATACCGTCGTGGCGGTGCGCGACAAGGTCGTCGCCGCGTATCAATCCATCATGAACATGCCGATTTAA
- the flgB gene encoding flagellar basal body rod protein FlgB: MQVDDIPLMSMLKNRMSWLSKRQEVLAQNVASSDVPGYNARDLKPMNFEETLRSTQKNSSSGLMVTDPRHIALHRDNTAFKVEEHRDVAAAPNGNSVSLESEMIKVADTQAQYQAATNIYAKAIGMMKTAIGRGGG, encoded by the coding sequence ATGCAAGTTGACGACATTCCATTGATGTCGATGCTGAAAAACCGGATGTCCTGGCTCTCCAAGCGCCAGGAGGTTCTGGCGCAGAACGTCGCCAGCTCCGATGTGCCCGGTTATAACGCGCGCGATCTCAAGCCGATGAATTTCGAGGAAACACTGCGCTCGACGCAGAAGAATTCCTCTTCGGGTCTGATGGTCACTGATCCGCGCCATATCGCGCTGCATCGCGATAACACGGCGTTCAAGGTCGAAGAACATCGCGATGTCGCCGCGGCCCCCAACGGCAATTCGGTTTCGCTGGAATCCGAAATGATCAAGGTCGCCGACACCCAGGCGCAATACCAGGCAGCAACCAATATCTATGCCAAGGCGATCGGCATGATGAAGACCGCCATTGGCAGAGGCGGCGGATAA
- a CDS encoding nucleoside hydrolase produces MRLLIDTDTAGDDCFSIMVAAAQPDVTIEAITICNGNIAFSQQIENALKTLDVVGLGGKVPVYPGCPKPLLRDHVDAAYVFGEDGMSGAHYAKTRQRPEKRHAVEAMIDLIMSNPGEISIIAQAPLTNIAVASAMEPRIVSALKHLWIMGGTDNGVGNVTPAAEYNFYVDPEAAAMVFNAGFNISLVTWTLTLESSWMGEDDLAEVASYGSEKSAFFTKVNEAAVAFSQAHYGHGGTVHPDALTTACALVPGIVQESEDCLVEIETASRLTRAYSSVSHAQVPKQEVADPALGKAKAANARVIKKADGALFRKVLKQALK; encoded by the coding sequence ATGCGACTTCTGATTGATACCGATACGGCGGGCGATGATTGTTTCTCTATTATGGTCGCCGCCGCGCAGCCGGATGTGACCATCGAAGCCATCACCATCTGCAATGGTAACATCGCTTTTAGCCAGCAAATCGAGAATGCGCTGAAAACGCTGGATGTTGTGGGCCTTGGCGGCAAGGTGCCGGTTTATCCCGGCTGCCCCAAACCGCTTTTGCGCGATCATGTCGATGCCGCTTACGTCTTCGGCGAAGACGGCATGAGCGGCGCCCACTACGCCAAAACCCGCCAGCGCCCCGAAAAACGCCATGCGGTGGAGGCGATGATCGACCTCATCATGTCCAACCCCGGCGAGATCAGCATCATCGCGCAGGCGCCCCTGACCAATATCGCAGTCGCCTCGGCCATGGAGCCGCGCATCGTGAGCGCCCTCAAACATCTCTGGATCATGGGCGGCACGGATAATGGCGTCGGCAATGTCACGCCCGCCGCCGAATATAATTTCTATGTCGATCCCGAAGCCGCCGCGATGGTGTTCAATGCCGGGTTCAACATCTCGCTCGTGACCTGGACGCTGACCTTGGAATCGAGCTGGATGGGCGAAGACGATCTCGCCGAAGTAGCGAGCTATGGCAGCGAAAAGTCCGCCTTCTTCACCAAGGTCAACGAGGCCGCGGTCGCCTTCAGCCAGGCCCATTACGGCCATGGCGGCACGGTGCATCCCGACGCGCTCACGACTGCTTGCGCCCTGGTGCCCGGCATTGTGCAGGAAAGCGAAGACTGCCTGGTGGAAATCGAAACCGCCTCACGCCTGACCCGCGCCTATTCCAGCGTGAGTCATGCGCAAGTGCCCAAACAAGAAGTCGCCGACCCGGCGCTCGGCAAGGCTAAAGCCGCGAATGCACGCGTGATCAAAAAAGCCGACGGCGCCCTCTTCCGCAAAGTGCTGAAGCAGGCGCTAAAATAA
- the fliR gene encoding flagellar biosynthetic protein FliR produces the protein MHITLPALSGAVLVYLLVFSRCGAMLMLLPPIGDINVPSRVRLMLALAVTMAMAPTVSAAYPAAAPKTAIALAVMIGMEVTAGVLIGTLARIIMSSINIAGSMIANQMGLSFAESLDPTSHGQQGAVIGNFLSMLAVVLIFSANLHHLAIGAVAGSYHLIPPGSALPTADMAELAIRLVSGSFALGFQLSAPFIVFGFAVNAGFGVLARMQPQLQVFFIATPFNILVGFVMLTLIIGTMMTIFLNFYGQQMAAFL, from the coding sequence ATGCACATCACCCTGCCAGCGTTGTCCGGGGCGGTGCTCGTCTATCTCCTCGTATTTTCGCGCTGCGGCGCGATGCTGATGCTGCTTCCGCCCATCGGCGACATCAACGTACCCTCACGCGTGCGCCTGATGCTGGCCTTGGCCGTGACCATGGCGATGGCGCCGACGGTCTCTGCTGCCTATCCCGCCGCAGCCCCGAAAACCGCGATCGCCCTGGCCGTGATGATCGGCATGGAAGTCACCGCAGGTGTTCTGATCGGCACACTGGCGCGCATCATCATGAGCTCGATCAATATCGCCGGCTCCATGATCGCCAACCAGATGGGGCTTTCCTTCGCCGAATCCCTCGACCCCACCAGCCATGGCCAGCAGGGCGCAGTGATCGGCAACTTCCTCTCCATGCTTGCGGTGGTGCTGATCTTCTCGGCCAATCTGCATCACCTCGCCATCGGCGCGGTGGCGGGCTCTTATCATCTCATTCCGCCGGGCTCGGCGCTTCCCACCGCCGACATGGCCGAACTTGCGATCCGGCTCGTTTCCGGGTCCTTCGCGCTCGGCTTTCAATTGTCGGCGCCCTTTATCGTCTTCGGCTTTGCGGTCAATGCGGGCTTTGGCGTTCTGGCCCGCATGCAGCCGCAGCTTCAGGTCTTCTTCATCGCCACGCCGTTCAACATTCTCGTCGGTTTCGTGATGCTGACCCTCATCATCGGCACCATGATGACCATCTTTCTCAACTTCTACGGCCAGCAAATGGCGGCGTTTCTCTGA
- a CDS encoding ABC transporter ATP-binding protein has translation MAGYAVELSGVTKCFGDFTAVDQLDLALPRGGILGFLGPNGAGKTTTLRMLLGIYAPDEGSIKVLGGKVEEMRSRIGYLPEERGLYRRARADDAIAYIASLKGVPVREAKMRAKGLLERFGLGEFARVRMEGLSKGMSQKVQLLAAVAHDPDFVILDEPFSGLDPVNQVDLTHFLQELAAEGKTILFSTHTMEHAERLCDRLVILAKGRKRFEGNLAEAQNLLPKRAEIGATADLSFLASVEGVAAVHPPKSGTYWRIELKEGADGRALLKACFDAGVVPDYFNVNPPSLHDVFVSVVEKAQ, from the coding sequence ATGGCGGGTTACGCGGTCGAACTATCCGGGGTGACCAAATGCTTCGGCGATTTCACTGCCGTCGATCAGTTGGATCTCGCCTTGCCGCGCGGCGGCATCCTCGGCTTTCTGGGTCCCAATGGCGCGGGCAAGACCACGACCTTGCGCATGCTCCTGGGCATCTATGCGCCGGACGAGGGCAGCATCAAAGTCCTGGGCGGCAAGGTGGAGGAGATGCGGTCCCGCATCGGCTATCTGCCGGAAGAGCGCGGGCTTTACCGCCGAGCTCGGGCCGATGACGCCATCGCTTATATCGCCTCCCTGAAAGGTGTGCCGGTGCGCGAGGCCAAGATGCGCGCCAAAGGGCTTTTGGAGCGTTTCGGGCTGGGGGAGTTTGCCCGGGTGCGCATGGAAGGGCTTTCCAAAGGCATGTCGCAGAAGGTCCAGCTTTTGGCGGCTGTGGCGCATGACCCGGACTTCGTCATTCTGGACGAACCCTTTTCCGGGCTTGATCCTGTCAATCAGGTGGACCTCACCCACTTCCTGCAAGAGCTGGCGGCGGAGGGAAAGACCATCCTCTTTTCCACCCACACCATGGAGCATGCGGAGCGGCTCTGTGATCGCCTCGTCATTCTCGCCAAGGGCAGGAAGCGCTTCGAGGGCAATCTCGCGGAGGCGCAGAACCTTCTGCCCAAACGGGCCGAGATCGGTGCGACCGCGGATTTATCTTTCCTTGCCTCTGTGGAAGGTGTCGCCGCGGTGCATCCGCCGAAAAGCGGGACCTATTGGCGGATCGAGCTGAAAGAGGGGGCAGACGGGCGCGCGCTTCTCAAAGCCTGTTTCGATGCCGGGGTGGTGCCGGACTATTTCAACGTCAACCCGCCCAGCCTGCACGATGTCTTCGTTTCCGTGGTGGAGAAGGCCCAATGA
- the flhB gene encoding flagellar biosynthesis protein FlhB, whose amino-acid sequence MADDRDEEQQTEEPTQKRLDQAREHGDVIQSAEVTTLILLLGGTLSVAMFAQNASIELSKLFRTFIAEPDQIGTDGASLKILMGMLLMKLLIIIGPMLGFMMLSGIVANVLQHRPTFSFEKLKPNLNKLNPISGFGRMFGKEGLVNIIKGILKIAIVGAAIWFQVWPERALVEASLTQSPGAVAGDMSHLFFKVMLATLCSMLLIAGVDYLYQYMQFMKRNRMSKQEIKEEFKQTEGDPHVKGKLKQMRMEKAKRRMIAAVPKATVVITNPTHFAVALYYESGKTQAPVCVAKGTDALALRIREVAKQHEVPIVENPPLARALYATIEVDDPIPSDHYKAVAQVISYVMKLTGKIRAN is encoded by the coding sequence GTGGCCGATGATCGCGACGAGGAACAGCAAACCGAAGAGCCGACACAGAAGCGGTTAGATCAGGCGCGCGAACATGGCGATGTGATCCAAAGCGCCGAAGTGACGACCCTGATCCTGCTTTTGGGCGGCACTTTGTCGGTGGCGATGTTCGCACAAAACGCCTCGATCGAGCTCAGCAAGCTCTTTCGTACCTTCATCGCCGAACCCGATCAAATTGGCACCGATGGCGCCTCGCTAAAGATCCTGATGGGCATGCTTCTGATGAAGCTTTTGATCATCATCGGCCCCATGCTCGGCTTCATGATGCTCTCGGGCATTGTCGCCAACGTCCTGCAGCATCGCCCGACCTTCAGCTTTGAAAAGCTCAAGCCCAACCTCAACAAGCTGAACCCGATCAGCGGATTTGGCCGCATGTTCGGTAAAGAGGGCTTGGTGAACATCATCAAGGGCATCCTCAAGATCGCCATTGTCGGCGCCGCGATCTGGTTTCAGGTCTGGCCGGAGCGAGCGCTGGTGGAAGCCAGCCTGACTCAATCGCCGGGCGCGGTGGCGGGCGATATGAGCCATCTTTTTTTCAAGGTGATGCTGGCGACACTCTGCTCCATGCTGCTGATCGCAGGCGTCGACTATCTCTACCAATACATGCAGTTCATGAAGCGTAACCGCATGTCGAAGCAGGAGATCAAGGAAGAATTCAAACAGACCGAAGGCGATCCGCATGTCAAAGGCAAGCTCAAACAGATGCGGATGGAGAAAGCCAAGCGCCGCATGATCGCCGCCGTGCCGAAAGCCACCGTGGTCATCACCAACCCGACCCATTTTGCGGTGGCGCTGTACTATGAATCCGGCAAGACCCAGGCGCCGGTCTGCGTCGCCAAGGGCACCGACGCGCTCGCCTTGCGTATCCGCGAAGTGGCCAAGCAGCATGAAGTTCCCATTGTGGAAAATCCGCCGCTCGCCCGCGCGCTCTACGCCACGATCGAGGTGGACGACCCCATCCCCTCCGACCATTATAAGGCCGTGGCCCAGGTCATCTCCTATGTCATGAAGCTGACCGGGAAAATCAGGGCGAATTAG
- a CDS encoding energy transducer TonB codes for MHKYNEPLEAKLGFTVTATGAVTDMHVLKSSGNATFDEQVARCVSGYTYKPASHDGVPVAAPDTFNFHQAEVRDLEGDSKAFSDLERDADKRCHKLYPPDRKFMGPQTISIVVVSRKNGGEVETKVMQSAGEKADRNAEICLKKLVADHEELPTTFSRGIAVDWSHRR; via the coding sequence ATGCACAAATATAACGAGCCGCTGGAAGCCAAGCTCGGGTTCACCGTCACCGCGACGGGTGCGGTCACGGACATGCATGTCCTTAAATCGAGCGGCAACGCCACCTTTGACGAACAGGTCGCGCGCTGCGTATCGGGCTATACCTACAAGCCGGCCAGCCATGATGGCGTTCCGGTTGCGGCACCAGATACCTTCAATTTCCACCAGGCCGAAGTGCGCGATCTGGAGGGCGACAGCAAAGCCTTTTCCGATCTCGAACGCGACGCGGACAAGCGCTGCCACAAGCTTTATCCCCCCGACCGCAAATTCATGGGACCGCAAACGATCTCGATTGTCGTGGTCAGCCGCAAGAATGGCGGCGAGGTCGAAACCAAGGTGATGCAGTCGGCAGGCGAAAAGGCGGACCGCAACGCGGAAATCTGCCTCAAGAAGCTTGTGGCCGACCACGAGGAGCTGCCCACCACCTTCTCGCGCGGCATCGCGGTGGATTGGTCACACCGCCGCTAA
- the flgC gene encoding flagellar basal body rod protein FlgC, which produces MVDFTTSMAVAASGLQAQSERMKTIAENIANANSAAATPGADPYRRKIPTVTTNFDRELNATMVKAGKPMADQSDFRLQYDPGNPQADAKGYVKMPNVNSLIEMMDMREAQKSYEADLSVMDATKAMMSRTIDLLKK; this is translated from the coding sequence ATGGTGGATTTCACCACATCCATGGCGGTGGCCGCATCCGGCCTTCAGGCGCAATCAGAGCGCATGAAGACAATCGCCGAAAACATCGCCAATGCGAATTCGGCGGCCGCCACACCCGGCGCCGATCCCTATCGCCGCAAGATCCCGACGGTCACCACAAATTTCGACCGCGAGCTCAACGCCACCATGGTCAAGGCCGGAAAGCCGATGGCCGATCAGAGCGATTTCCGCCTGCAATACGATCCCGGCAATCCGCAAGCCGACGCCAAAGGCTATGTGAAGATGCCGAACGTCAACAGCCTGATTGAAATGATGGACATGCGCGAGGCGCAAAAATCCTATGAAGCCGATCTGTCGGTGATGGATGCGACCAAAGCGATGATGTCGCGCACGATCGATCTCTTGAAGAAGTAA
- the dmeF gene encoding CDF family Co(II)/Ni(II) efflux transporter DmeF: protein MHDHARFTHEHVFLGTGHERAEKRARLVTILTAAFMGVEIATGLLFGSMALLADGVHMATHVGALGLAAAAYWLARRHAKDRRFSFGSGKFGDLAAFASAIVLGILSIGVAIESVHRLFTPVTVEYREALFIAVIGLLVNIASAALLHDGHHHHGHDHDHDHDHEHDHEHEHEHAHDHDHDDHHHDHAQDNNLRAAYVHVLADAATSVAAIAALAAGMWFGWAWADPLVGVLGAVVIASWAVGLLRDAGLVLLDAEDDPDMADNIRHLVEQEIPGKVFDLHLWRLGPGHHGLIVSVAGGQGNCESLKGELQQRFPSLSHITVELSPCDDCAKVA, encoded by the coding sequence ATGCATGACCACGCCCGATTTACCCACGAACATGTCTTCCTCGGCACAGGCCATGAGCGCGCCGAGAAGCGTGCCCGCCTTGTCACCATCCTGACCGCCGCCTTTATGGGGGTGGAGATTGCCACCGGCCTGTTGTTCGGCTCGATGGCGCTCCTGGCCGATGGCGTGCATATGGCGACCCATGTCGGGGCGCTGGGGCTTGCCGCCGCCGCCTATTGGCTGGCGCGGCGCCACGCCAAGGACCGGCGGTTTTCCTTTGGCTCGGGCAAGTTCGGCGATCTTGCGGCTTTCGCCAGCGCCATTGTGCTCGGCATTCTCTCCATCGGCGTGGCGATAGAGTCTGTGCATCGCCTCTTCACCCCGGTGACAGTGGAATACCGCGAAGCCTTGTTCATTGCCGTTATCGGGTTGCTCGTGAATATCGCCTCGGCGGCCCTGCTGCATGACGGCCATCATCACCACGGTCACGATCATGACCATGACCATGACCATGAACATGACCATGAACATGAACATGAACACGCGCACGACCATGATCACGATGATCACCACCATGATCATGCCCAGGACAACAACCTGCGGGCCGCCTATGTGCATGTCTTGGCTGATGCGGCCACCAGCGTGGCGGCGATTGCCGCTTTGGCGGCGGGGATGTGGTTTGGCTGGGCCTGGGCCGATCCTCTGGTCGGCGTCTTAGGCGCGGTGGTGATCGCGAGCTGGGCGGTGGGGCTTTTGCGCGATGCGGGCTTGGTGCTGCTCGATGCCGAAGATGATCCGGACATGGCCGACAACATCCGCCATCTGGTGGAGCAGGAAATTCCCGGCAAGGTCTTTGACCTGCATCTCTGGCGGCTTGGCCCCGGCCATCACGGGCTGATCGTCTCGGTCGCGGGCGGGCAAGGCAACTGCGAAAGCCTGAAGGGCGAGCTGCAGCAGCGCTTCCCCTCCTTGAGCCATATCACGGTGGAACTGTCACCTTGCGATGATTGCGCCAAGGTCGCCTGA
- the fliP gene encoding flagellar type III secretion system pore protein FliP (The bacterial flagellar biogenesis protein FliP forms a type III secretion system (T3SS)-type pore required for flagellar assembly.) yields the protein MLPGMAEAAPRAAAAAAASSGAAAGGLSIDLSGGGIFTDRMMQIIGLITILSVAPSILIMMTSFVRIVVVLSLLRTALGLSTSPPNAVLVSLAMFLTLFVMTPTLKDAYAAGVEPLMNNQITTTDALDRASVPMKKFMLAHVRQADLKLFMDMSGKKDLPKTPAALPITTLAPAFMISELKRAFEIGFLVFIPFLIIDMAVASILMSMGMMMLPPVIISLPFKLIFFVLVDGWRLIAGSLVESYMHGPPPG from the coding sequence ATGCTGCCCGGCATGGCGGAAGCTGCACCGCGCGCAGCGGCTGCTGCGGCGGCCTCCTCCGGGGCGGCGGCAGGCGGGCTTTCCATCGATCTTTCTGGCGGCGGGATTTTCACCGACCGCATGATGCAGATCATCGGCCTCATCACCATTTTGAGCGTGGCGCCGTCCATCCTCATCATGATGACGAGCTTTGTGCGCATCGTCGTCGTCTTGTCGCTCTTACGCACTGCGCTTGGCCTTTCCACCAGCCCGCCCAACGCGGTCCTGGTTTCGCTGGCGATGTTCCTCACCCTCTTTGTGATGACGCCGACGCTGAAAGATGCCTATGCCGCGGGTGTCGAGCCCTTGATGAACAATCAGATCACCACCACAGACGCGCTTGATCGCGCCTCGGTGCCAATGAAGAAATTCATGCTGGCCCATGTGCGCCAAGCCGACCTCAAACTCTTTATGGATATGAGCGGCAAGAAAGACCTGCCAAAAACGCCCGCGGCGCTGCCCATCACCACGCTGGCGCCCGCCTTCATGATCTCCGAATTGAAGCGCGCGTTTGAAATCGGCTTTCTGGTCTTTATCCCCTTCCTCATCATCGACATGGCCGTGGCCTCGATCCTGATGAGCATGGGCATGATGATGTTGCCGCCGGTGATCATCTCCTTGCCCTTCAAGCTGATCTTCTTTGTGTTGGTCGATGGCTGGCGCCTGATCGCGGGTTCGCTGGTGGAAAGCTATATGCACGGCCCGCCGCCTGGTTGA